CTACGCCATAACCGACCTGAGCCTGCACCAAGCGAGACCGGCGCAACTGGCCGCATGGATCCGCGGCCACTGGTCGAGCGAGGACAAAATCCACTGGGTGCGGGACGTCACCTACGACGAAGATTGCTGCCAGATCCGCACCGGGACCGGGCCTGAGGTCATGGCCTCCAGACGCAACGCCGCCAATCGGTGCCCTGCCCACCGCCGGAATCGCCAACATCGTCGCCGCCAACCGGCATCACGCCCGCGACAGCACTCGCCCGCTGGCACTGCTCCGCATCACCTGACGACTTGGCCGGGGCCCTGCTTCCTGACTGAACTGTCAGAATGCGGACTTTCAGCGGCGGGCGGAGATTTTGTAAGCGCTTGGCATCCAACATTGCCTCATCCGCCGGCACGAATTCGAGGCGCTCGGCTGAGCGGCGGATGGGGGCGGCAGCGGTGGGCGAAGATCACGACCGATGGCACGCTGTGCAATTCGGTCCCGGCCCCGCGCAACATGGAAGCGGTCTTCCCCTCGACGAAGCACGAGCCCGACGGCACGGTCATCGTGATCAACCCGGCGGCCATGAAACCCGGTTCGATGCTGGTCATCGGATTGATCGAGCCGGGTGCCGGGGTCGTCGCCTTCGGTCTCGCCTGGGAGGACAAGCTGCTCTGCTCGAAGCCGCGACGGTGATGCGTCGCCTTCGTTCCGGGCCTGTCGTGAGCAGTCGGGCGGCCCTGCTGGGGTCGATGGTCATAGGGTGCGGCGCTCGGAGTAGAAGCCGGGCGCAGCTTGCCAACCGTGACGTGCTGGTCATGGCACGGGCCGTCGTTTTCCCCTCGCCCGAGACGCTCTGCCCGGCAGGGCCCGCAGTTGTGCGCGGGCGATCCGCGGTGCTGGGGACACGCGCCGATTGGGCTCCGCCTTGATGTGAAGGCGGATGTCGGCCAGGGGCGACCGACGTGCGACACCTGGTCGAGTCGTGGCGATGTCAGGCACGGCTGTCAGACACGAAGCACCACTGAAGGCCGCCCGAGTTAGCGATAGGCGCCGATGACACGGCGCGGACGACACCTCCTGTGACCATCGCGGCCGATGTCACCGATGCTTTGTCATCCTGCTGTCGCTGACATGACCTCAGGTGTCGGTGTCAGACCGGCTTTGTGACGTCGTGGTGGCAGGCACTGACGTCGACGCCCTGTCGCGCCAGACGCGGCACCGGTGACCTCGTCGCGGTCGCCCGATGTCACACGTGACGGGATGTGAGTAGTTGTGAGCGGCCGTGGGCGGCGGTGAGTGTCACCTCCGGCCGGTGGCAACCCCGTCGCGCTGCATCCGGTTGTCGACGGCGCTGCCCTCGGCGACCGTAGGCATCAGCGCCTTGGCCTGTGTCACAGCCCAGCTCAACGGCACCGACAAATCCAAACGCCAACGACATGGCTCGATGTCACGGGTTGCCTGCCTGTAGCGGTGTCACAAGTGCCGGCGCCGCGCCGCAGGGCCGGGGCCTGCGCCGTGAGGGGTTGTGTGACGGCCGTGGCCCAATCGAGGCCGCCGCACCGCCGTGACATCGCAGCCTTGCCGATCGACGGTCATCTTCGACAGGGGGAGTTGTGACATGAGCCTGCCCGCCGCCACCGACTGGCCAACCTCACCTCTCGCAGCCGCCGACGCCGCCTTCACCGCCCTGACCAACGAGCCAGCACCCTTGACGCTCGACCTAGACACCTGCGGCGTCCCCAACGCAGCCGGGTCGGGCGTCATGACACTGCCAGCGCTGCGCGACTGGCTCCTGCATCACCCGCAGGCATACGCGCTACGCGACGGCGTGTGGCGGGAGCTGATCCGCCGAGCCCGCCTGGACGGGCCGGCGTGGGTGATCGCCGCGGTCTGGATGGCCATGCCCGCCCTGCGCCGCTACGCCGGCCAGCTGTGCGCCGGCTACGACGGCGACCCCGACGACATCGACGCCGAGATCCTCACCGGATTCCTCACCGCCCTGCGCGACCGCGTCGACCTGACCCGCGACGCCCCGTACGCGGCGCTGTGCCGGGCAGCGTGGCGCGCCGGGCACCGGCTGCGCCAGCAGGCCGGCGAGTACACCTCGATCGCCGACGTCGACCACCTGCCCGGCCCCCGCACCCCCAAGGTGCCCTACGGACACCCCGACGTGCTCGTGCGCCGCGCCGTCGGCCTGGGCATCCTCGACCCGGAAGACGAACAGCCCTACATCGACGTGCGGCTCGGGCGGCGGGCGATCGAGCCGATCGCCGCCGGACTCGGCATCACCGTCGACGCCCTACGCATGCGTCTGGGCCGCATCGACACCCGCATCGCCGACGCACTGCACAGGGGTCTGCTCACCGGCATCGCCTCCCCGCTCGCCGCCGCCACCCTCGCGGCGCAAGCCGAACACCGAGCAGCCACTCGCGCCGGCCGGGCCACCACTGGCCGACCGCACCTCGTGTGCGAAGCCGGGGCGGCCGCCTGAGGCGTCCACTGGCACGGCCCTGCCTGACCGACCCGAACTCGAAACACCCGGCGGCGCCCTCGCCCTCTCAGGTGAGGGCGCCGCCGCGTGTCCCCACCGCACAGCAGCGCCACACCCCGCCCCGCCCAGCCGGGTTGAGCGGGCGCACGCCACTGGAGCCAAAAGACTGGGCGCTCAGGACCCCCTCACCAGCCCAGTACCGCTATACCGCCGCTGACCTGCGATGTGAGCGCAACGAACGCCTGACCGTGAGCGCTTGCGAGCCGCTGTGAGAACCGGGGGCGTTCGTCAGAGCACACAACCGCCGGTTTGGGGGTGTCAGCGCAATACCCGCGCGGCGCGGAGCCGACATCCAGATGAGCGAGCACACGCCGCAGCACCACCACGACCCCGCCCACCCCGTCGACCCGAATGTCGACCCGACCCTCATCGACCTGGTGGCCGGTGACCCGCCGGTCCCGGTCACCGTGTGGCGCACCGCCCGCACCGACGCCGACACCGGCCGCGCGATCGGCGCCCGGCTGGCCTACCGGCTCGTGGCCGCCTACAGCCGCCCCGGCGACGCGGTCATCGACCTCACCACCGACCACGCCCTCACCAGCGCCTGCGCCACGGGCGGGCGCCGGCACCACCCCGGCTGGTTCACCGACGCGTCCAGCCTGATCATCGGCCCGCCGACCCGCACCGACCCGGCCGCCCAGTCCGACAACAGCGACCTGCCGGACACGGGCGCCTGGTTCGGTGACGACCTCACCGACGCGAACCTGCCCCCGTCCAGCAACCCGGCTGTCCCTGTACCCGACGGCGCGTCCCCGCCGGAGGCGACCAGCCTGGTCGTGGCCTGCTGGCCCCTCGACACCGCCGACGCGACCAACCGCATCCGACTGGCGTGGCTGTTTACCGCGTGCGCGCGGCTGCTGCGCCCCGGCGGCTGCCTGATCCTCGTCGTCACCGCCCCCGCCAGCGCGGCCGCCCCGCAGGACTTCACCCCCGTCGTGCAGGCGGCCGCCGCCATCAGGCTCGGCTACCTGCAGCACATCGTCGCTATCACCGCCGACACGTGCGGCGACGCGTTCATCTACCACGTCACCGACGAGGAACTCCTCGCCCTCGCCACGCAGGCCGAGCAGCCGTGGACGGCGGCGCACCTGCAGGTGCACGCGGACCTGCTGGTGTTCACCCACCACCAGGCGCCCACCTCCCAGCGGAACCCACGCTCGGAAGGAGGTCGCCGTGGCTGAGCACCTGCCATTCCCCGCCGACCCGAACCAGCCCGCAAACCCGGCCGAGGACACCCACCACGGCCAGCACCGCCACTACGAGGGCCGCCACCGCGACACCGGCGGACGCCACCGCCCGCCGGGCGGACCAGAGGGCCTGTCGGTGTGGGCGACCGCCCAGCGGACCGGGCCGGTGCAGCGCCGCGGCCGCTACGTGGCCGAGTCCGTCAAACACCCCGCCCGGATGCTGCCCGCGATCGCCGCACACGCCATCGCCGCCTACACCCAGCCCGGCGACCTCGTCCTCGACCCGATGTGCGGAATCGGCACCACCCTCGTCGAAGCGATCCACGCGGGCCGCGACGCGATCGGGGTGGAGTACGAGCCGCGATGGTCGAACATCGCCGACGCCAACATCACCCACGCACAGCAACAGGGCGCCGGCGGCCGGGCCTCCGTAGTCCGCGGCGACGCCACCCGCCTGCGATCGCTGCTGCCCGCCGCCCTCGCCCGGCAGGTCGCCCTGGTCGTCACCTCACCGCCGTACGGGCCCACCGTTCACGGCCTCGTCCGACCCGGCGCCGACGGGGTGGCGAAGTTCGACAACGCCTACAACGACGGCACCGACCGCGGAAACCTCGCCTACCGGGACCTCACCGGTCTCACCGATGGGTTCGAGCAGATCCTGTCCGGGTGCGCGGTGCTGCTGCGCCCCGGCGGCACCGTGGTGGTCACCGCCCGTCCGTGGCGCAAGAGCGGCCAGCTCGTCGACCTGCCCAGCGCGGTCATCGCCGCTGGTGTCCGCGCGGGCCTCATTCCGACCGAGCGGTGCGTCGCGCTCCTCGCCGCGGTCCGCGACGGGAGGCTCGTCGCCCGGCCGTCGTTCTTCCAACTTCAAGCCGTGCGCAAGGCCCGCACCACCGGCACCCCGCTGCACCTGATCACCCACGAGGACGTGCTGATCTTCCGCCGGCCGGAACTACCCGCGGAGGTCGCCGATGATTGACGACCCACCGCTGGGCGCCAACGTCCGCACCGGTGCGCGGGAGGTGGCGTGAGTGACCACCTTCCCGGGCCGCGGATCGGATCGCTATGCACCGGATACGGCGGCCTCGACCTGGCCGTCGAGCTGGTGCTCGGCGGCCAGCTCACTTGGTACGCCGAAACCGACCGACACGCCCGCACCGTCTGCGCCCACCACTGGCCAGACGCGCCCAACCTCGGCGACATTCGCACCATCGACTGGACCCGCGTCCCACCCGTCGACGTCCTCACCGCAGGCTTCCCCTGCCAAGACATCTCCAACGCCGGCAAACGCGCCGGCATCACCGGACCCCACTCCAGCCTCTGGCACCACATCACCCCAGCCCGTCGCGTCCTTCGACCCCCACTCGTGTTCGTGGAAAACGTGGCCGCCCTACGCCGACGCGGACTCGACGTCGTCCAGGCCGACCTGGCCACGCTCCGGTACGACACGAGCTGGCTATGCCTACGCGCATCCGACATCGGCGCCGCCCGCCGACGCGACCGGATGTTCCTGCTCGCCACCGGTGGGGAGAGGCTACGGACACTTCCCACACCCTGCGCCCGTGACGGCAAGGGGCCGGGCCACAAGTACGGACTGCCCGACGTCATCGAGCCCCACGGCAACCGCCACGACCTTCTGCCGACCCCACGGGCGAGCGACACCGGCACGCCCGGCCGCCACGCCGGCAACGGATTCCGGCCGCCGCTGTCACAGGTGCTTCTGCCCACTCCGCGGGCCACCGATGGACAGAAAGGCTGCCCCGGACAACGGGGATCCCACGGAGACCTCACCCTGCCATCTGCCGCTGTGCGAGCTTCCGACACCACGGGCCTCCGACGCCCATGGCCCTGGCCGCCACGGCCACGGCGGCCCGGACCTGCGAACCACCCTCGCCGAGCTCACCACCGGCAACCTCGGAACGCTCGACGAGACCACATGGGGGATCTACGCCGCCGCTATCGCCCGCTGGGAACTGCTGACCGGGCGGCCCGTTCCGGCACCCACCCAACCCGGCCGCTACCGCAAGACGGTTCTTGCGCCCCCGTTCGTGGAGTGGCTCATGGGGCTACCCGCGCACTGGGTCACGGACCCCTCGTTCGGCCTTCCCCGCACCGCCGCGCTTCGCGTCCTCGGTAACGGTGTCGTCCCCGCCCAGGCAGCGACAGCGCTTCGCCTCCTGCTATGCCGCTACCGTGACCCCTGCCATACCGCCGGTGGCTCTTCGCGGGCAGGCCAGCTCGGCTGCCCGCGAAGAGCCACCTCTCGTTCTCTTGGCCTGCCCCTTGCCACTGCAACACACCGGAGAAGCTCTGATGCCGTCGACCCCGAGCCGATCTCGACATCGGCTACCCCCCGCCGCCTTGGACGGGTCGAGAAGGAGCGCGGCAACCAACGCGCCCCCGGTGAGCAGTCCCGCAAGGAGGGCGGCAAGGTCTTCGGAGGTGGCAGTCGAGCAACCGTCGCGATCACGGTGCTGGTCAAGAACCCGTCCAAGGCCGGCACGGCGACCATCCACTACACGGAGGTCGGTGACTACCTGACCCGTGAGGAAAAGCTGGCCAAGGTGGCGGCGGCAGGCGGTGTCGCTGGACCCGAGTCGGTCGTTCATATTGTGCGTGTAACGCGAGCATCCCTCGGTAGACACCTCTACTGCCGCCGGTTGGAAGGCCGGCCGGCAATGCCTCCACGGGTAGTGTCGATTGACCTGAATGCCCTGATTGACCCAGGGAGTCACGCACGCAGCTAATCGGTTGACGCCCCGTAACGGGCCGAGAACTCTGGGAACGTGGACGTCTTTCTTGCCATCGGGGCCGTCAAGGCCACGAAGGAGATGCTCGATCAGGAGCTTCTCAAGCAACAGGTGCAAAAGATCAACGACGTCGTTGAGGAGATCCAGAAGCAATTTGCCGACGACGTGATGCACGAGCTGCGAGTTGGCTTCGATCTTCTTGCGGATGCGATGTCGCTACCTGACGATGCCCAGCGTAATGACGAGCTGGCGGCTGCTCGTTACGTCTTCCGTCGACGCACCCGGCGCCCAGTTCCGGCCACGCTCGTGGGCAGCGAAGCGACCATGTCAGGGGAAGGAATGCCATGAAGCCCAGCGACTGGATTGCCCTGCTTGCAGCGGTGATTGCCCTGAGCTCACTGGCGGTGCACATGCTGCTTCGCCGCGCCGACAAGCGGGAGGCGAAGCACACGAGCATCATCACCGCTCTACAGGGCGACAAAGCGGCGGTAGGTTACGAGGCGTATCGGATCGGCCGCGATGGCTGGCCGCCGAACCCCCCGGAACGGGCGCAACGCCGCGAAGCGTTGTGCCTGGCTTTCATCTTCGAGAGATCGGACCGCACCAGCGCCATGGTCCACAGCGCCATGCGACGCTATCCGGACGCGCACCATGCGGAACTCGAGAAGACGCTGCATCACTTGTATGTCATCTTCGAGGAGGCGCAAGAACTCGATGTCGACTTCGACCTGCACCGTGGCTGGCAGCGGCTCGCCATGCTCGCGAGGATGCTGAAGGTGCCACACATCGCTGAGGCGGCCACGCAACGCCTCAGCGCGTGGCCTTCACAACGGAGGGCTCGGGAGGATCAGGCCAGCCGCAGCTCATGAATGGCTGTGCGGCGCCAAGGAATGAGCGGTCGGTCTGTCGGGGGCCGAACCTTTCGACCGGGGGCTTCGAGAACGGGTGGCGGTTCGCCGCGCGGGCAATGACTCAGCAGGTCAGCGCGATCGCCAGGCGGCCCTGCGGGAGCAGTTTTGGGATGCATCCAGCAGGGGGTAACGGAGGCACCCCGTGTTGGTAGTCGCTGCGCGTTGCCGCGACCCTGCCCTTGCCGAAAACGTCGTCCGCGCAGGTCACGCAGCCTGCTCGTACTCGTGGAGGATGCCGCCGAGGCGATCGGGTCTTCGTACGTGGAGGTGGGCTATCTTGTCCGGGTCGGCGACCTGCGCGGGCAACGGGGACAACGGGCGTCCGTTCGCGATGCCCTGGTGTGGGCGGTGTCGGTTGTAGAACTGTTCGAACTCGCGCAGGGCGTGGAGCAGGTGCCGCTGATTCCAGATCAGGGTCTGGTCCAACAGTTCACGGCGGCAGGTCTGTATCCACCGTTCCATGATCGAATTCATTCGCGGCATCCGGACGCCGCTGAGCACGACGTCGATGCCGGTGTCCGCGAGGATGGCGTCGAACAGGGCCGGGAACTTCCCATCGCGGTCTCGGATGATGAACCGCGCCCGGTGGCCGGTGTCCTCGAGGTCCATGACGAGGTTCTTCGCCGCTTGCGCCACTCAGGTGGCGGTCGGGTGTGCGGTGGCGCCCAGGATCCGGATCCGGCGGTGGGCGTGCTCGATCACCGCGAGCACGTACAACCGCGCTCCGGTCAGGGTGACCGTCTCGAAGAAGTCGCAGGCCAGCACGGCGTCGGCTTGCGAGCGCAGGAAGTTGGTCCAGGTGCTGTACGCGCGCTCGGGTGCCGGGTCGATCCCGGCCTCCTGCCCAGCGGCCAGAGCATCCTCTCGGGTGAGCTCGGTGATCTCAGGGCCGATGCTCAGCGCGCGCAAACCGCTTGTGGCGCATGGCGGCGCGGCGCCTTCGACGGCAAACCGCCACTGCGGCCAGCTGGTTCACCGCGAGTATGAGGCGGCCACCTGGAAGTACGCCAGGCAGTGGCCGAACCGGGTCTGGGCGATCGAGGGTGTGGGCGCCGCTGTCGAGGTCCGCCGGCCTGTCTCCACGCGCCAGCTCTGAAACCGCCCTGCGGCAGCGGCGGACGTTGGCTGGTACGCGTTCGGTAGCGTGCCGGGGGTGGCCGTCGCGGGGGTGTATCGGGAGTTGGGGGAGGTGGCCTGGTCGTGGGTGCTGGGCCAGGTCCGGGAGGACGACGGGCCGTGGCTGCCCGAGGTCGTTTCCGATGAAGAACCGCCGGTAGGGCCGGCGGACGATCGCGACTCGCTGTACGCGGGGATCGCGGGTCTGGCTCCGGTGCTGGCCGAAGTCGGCCAGTACCGCGCGTTGACCGATGCCGAGCGCAGTCTTGCGGCGGGGATCGTGGCCCGGCTGTCGGTCATGGCGCCGGTGCGCACTGAACCCTCGTTGTACGACGGGCTGGGCGGGGACGTGACGGCGCTGAAGCTGCTCGCTCCGGGACGGGAGCGGGTGGCGCTACGCCGGTTGGTCGAGCTGAGCACTCCGGCGGGGTGGGACACCACGGTGGGGGTCGAGTCGGGCGCAACCGGTCCGTTCACGGATCTGGTGTTGGGCACCGCGGGTGTGGTGCTGGCCGCCGCGTGGGCCGGCGGCGATCTCGCCGGCGAGCTCATGACGACCGGCGGGGAAGCTCTGCTGCGAGCGGCCGACCAGACCGAGGCCGGGCTGGACTGGCGCATGCGGCCGGGATACCCGGCGAGCTCGCCGAACTACTCGCACGGCACGGCGGGGGTGGCGACGGCGTTGGCGATCGCCGGGCACGCGTTGGATCGTGGCGACTTCCTCAGTGCGGCACGGCAGGGCGCACAGCATCTGCTCAGTGTGGGCTCGCTGGACGACCAGGGTTTCGTTGTTCCTCACACGCTGCCGTACTCGCAGCGGGAGGTGGAGCCGGTGACGTACACCTGGTGCCACGGTCCCAGCGGAACCTCGCAGCTGTTCGCCGCGCTGGCCTTCGCCGGTGTCGAGCAGGTCGGGGGGTACGAGGTGGGTGCGCTGCGCCGGCGTTGCCTGCACTCGGTCCTGACATCGGGGCTTCCTCGCCGGCTGCGCCCGGGGTTCTGGGACAACGACGGCCGCTGTTGCGGCACCGCCGGGGTCGGGGACGTCCTGCTCGACGCCGCGCAGGACAGTCCCGACCAGGCGCGACGTGAAATGCTCCTGGGGGCTGCCCAGACAATGGGCGATGCCCTCGTCGACCGGGCGATCCGCGATGAGGCCGGGGCGCGTTGGCGGTTTGTGGAGTACCGCCAGGACCCGATATCGCCGTCGTACGCCCTGATCGAGATGATCCGCGCCTGGACCGAGTCGCCGCTGCGGGACCGGGTCGGTCTCACCGTGCATGTGGTCGACGATGAGGTGCTTTACGACATCACCGCGCGCCGCGTCGACCTCGACCGGTTGATCTTCGCGGCGGCCGGCGGCCCGATCAGGTTCTGGCTCGAGTCCCGCGACCCGGACGGCGTGATCAGCCGCTTCCTCCTGCTGGAACCGCCCGGCCGCTCGGTCACCGACATGCTGAACGACGTCGGCGTCGGCGGGGAGGATTGGTCCGTGACGGTCGAGCCCGACCCCTGCCTGGAGTGGACGCCGTGGCGGCTCGGCGACATCCGCGGGCCGGCGGTCCGGCGATGACGTTGGAGCGATTCGGCGTTCTCGATGGCTCGACCATCCGCGTCGCCCCGCGCGAGTCGGCCCGGGCGACGACCATCGCGGCCCGGCGGGGTGAGCCCTGACCTCGCGGCTCAGCGCACCAGCCCGGCAGACACCAGCGCTCGCGTCAGGTCCGTCCGGGAACGCACCCCGAGTTTGCGGTACACCCTCGTCAGGTGCGCCTCGACGGTCTTGCGGGAGACGAAGAGCAGGCTCGCCGCCTCGGCGTTGTTGAGGCCGCCCGCGATCGCCCGCGCGACCTGCACCTCCTGCGGCGAGAGCAGATCCAGCGCCGCGGGCATCACGTTCGGTAGCATCCGCTGGCCGGTGGCGGCCAGCTCCGCGGCGGCCCGCCGCGCCCACGGGCCGGCGCCGAGCGACTCGAAGCAGGCGTGCGCGGCGGTCAGCGGCACCCGACCGGCGGCCGGGCGCCGGAACCGCCGCAGCGCCTCGCCCCGGCACATCTGGGTGCGAGCCAGCTCGAACGGGTGGTCCTGGCGGCGGTGTTCGCGTTCGGCCTCGGCGAAGCACTGCTCGGCGCGGGCCGCCGTGCCCGCCAGCAGCCCCCGGCAGCGGGCCAGGATCGCGCGCGGCCAGATCAGCCCGGTCCGCTCGGCGGCGAGCTGGAGCCAGGTCAGCGGCTCCCGCGCGCGCTCCGGCCGCCCGGCCCGGACGTGGGCCTCGATCAGGTCGGCCACGAACGGGATTACCCGCGGGTTCGTCATGCCGATCCGCAACGTGTGCTGGAACGCCTCCTCCAGCTGGGTTATGGCCTCCGCGTAGTCGGCCTGCGCGAGCGCCGCCGCCCCGATCGCGTGGCTGAAGTACATGTCGAGGGTGCCGATCCGGTACGGGCCGGTCTCCCGCCGCGCCGTCGAGATCCGCTCGGCGCAGCGTTCCCGATCGCCGCGCTGCGCGTCCAGCCGGGCGAGGCAGGCCAGCGCGAAGCCGACCGCGCTGGTGTGGCCCATCTCCTCGGCCCAGCGCAGCGCCTCCGCCGCGTCCGCCTGCGCCTCGGCCCAGCGGCCCACCCAGTACTCGGTCTCGCTGCGTACGGCCAGGGCGATCGGCAGGATCGCTGGGGCGGTGTGCTGCCGCGCCGCCCGGATCACCCGCCGCACCGTCGCAAAGCCCTCGGCGAACTGCTCGCCGAACGTGAGGCTCTGCGCGACCAGGGTGAGCAGCTGCTGCTCGGCGATCGGGTCGGCGGCCTCCAGGAACGCCGCGGACGAGCGCAGGCCGTCGAGGCCCTCCCGGATCCGGCCGTCCACGATGTAGGCGAGGCCGCGGAGCACCACACTGCGGTCCACGCTGATCCCGGCCGTCGCGGCCAGCGTCACCGCCTCCTCGCCGCGCCGCACGATCGCCTCGATCCGGCCGTCCATCGCGCCGGGCAGCGTGGCCTCGTTGAGCAGCGAACAGGCCCGGGCCGGATCGACCTCGCGCACCGCCTCGGCGGCGGCGACCATCCGGTCGTACGCCACGCCGGTGTGCCCGATCCAGGTGTGGATGCGCCCGCGGAGCAGTTCGAGGTCCGCGCGCAGCAGGGGGTCGGCCGCCGCCTGCAGCGCCTCCTCGCACCAGCCGGCCGCCCGCGCCGCGCCGCCGGCCAGGAACGAGTCGGTGGCCGCGTTGCGCAACAGCTCGGCGCGCTCGTCGGGGTGCGGCGTGAGTTGCGCCGCCCGGTACCAGGCGAGCGCCGCGCCATCGTACCCGCTGCGCCGCCGGGCCTCCTTCGCCGCCTCGATCAGTTCGGCGGTGACGGCCGCGTCCGGGCCGGCGGCCGCCGACGCCCGGTACCAGGCCCGGGTGGCGCCCGAGGTGACGTCGGCCAGGGCGTGGCAGGCGGCCCGCCGCTCGGCGAGCGGGGTGCGCCCCAACACCGCCGAGCGCAGCAGCGGATGCCGGAACTCGTAGTGCGCGCCGTCGGTCACCACGATCCGCGCGGCCTCGGCCGGAGCCAGGTCGGCGACGCCGAGCCCGCGGAACGCCAGCGCCGGCTCGAGCAGCTCGACAGCGGAGGAGCGGCTCACCCCGACCACGGCCAGGGCCGCACGCGTACGCTTGGGAAGTCGATCTATGTCCGGCAGCCAGGCCAGTTCCAGCTGTCGGCCGGTCGGCAGCGCCTCGCCGATCGGCCGATGCCCGGCCAGCTGGTCGGCGCGCAGCGACGACGCCCACTCCAGCAGCGCGAGCGGGTTGCCCGCGGTGCGCTCGACGAGCCCGTCGAGCACGCTCGGTACGGCCACGATGCCGCGGCTGCGCAGCAGCAGGTCGCAGTCGGCGCGGGTCAGCCCGGCGAGGCTGAGCGCCGGCAGGTCGCAGCGCCGGCGCAGCTCGGCGTCGTCGCGACCGGTCATGATCAGCGCGATCCGCTCTGGGCCGATGCGCCGGGCCACGAACAGCAGGGCCCGCTGCGAGGAGTGGTCGACCCAGTGCAGGTCGTCGACGAGCACGACCATCGGGGCGCGGTCCGCCGCGGCGGACAGCACGTTCAGGGCCGCGGCGCAGACCGCGTACGGGTTGGGCGCGTCCGCGTCGGACAGCGCGAGCGCCCCCTCGAGCGCGTCCCGCTGTATCAGGGGGAGATCGGCGAAGTGCGCGCGCAGCGGAATGAGCAGGTCGGCGAGCGTCGCGAAGGGCAGCACGGCCTCGGACTCGACGCCCCGTGCGCGGATCATCGGGGCGCGCCCCGAGCGGGCCACATGATCGAGCAACGTGGTCTTGCCGACGCCCGGGTCGCCCCAGACCATGAGGGCCACGCCGTGCCGGGGCGATGTGTGGAGAGCGGCGTCCAGGATCAGGCACTCCCGCGAGCGCCCCACGGGATGATCGGCATCTTGATCAGGGACAGCCGCGACCGGGCGGCTGTCGGTCTCTCCGGTCATGGCGGCTCCAGGAGTCGTCCACCCAAGGCCAATCAACCATTTTCCGGTACGCGTCCCCGGGCGTCCCGCCCTCTGTCGCGTACCGGACCCGGATCGTGGGGAGAACCCGCACCGTCACCGGCGGATCGGCACCGCGACCAGCTCGCGCAGGGCGTCCGACGGGGTGACGCCGAGCTCGGCCGAGACCAGCGCCTGGTAGGCCTGGTAGGTGCGGTACGCCTCCACCTGATTGCCCTCGGCGAGGTGGGCCAGGATGAGGGCCCGCTGGGCGCTCTCCCGCAGCGGCTCGGAGCACACCGCCGCGATCGCCGCCTCCACCGCCTGCGCGTGCCGGCCGGCCGCCGACAACCGACGGCTGACCTGCTCCAACGCGTGCAGCGTGCGGGCCCGCACCCGTTCCCGCTCGAAGATCACCCAGTCGTCGTACCACCCGGGCAGCAGGTCCAGGGC
This sequence is a window from Micromonospora sp. NBRC 110009. Protein-coding genes within it:
- a CDS encoding lanthionine synthetase LanC family protein, whose protein sequence is MAVAGVYRELGEVAWSWVLGQVREDDGPWLPEVVSDEEPPVGPADDRDSLYAGIAGLAPVLAEVGQYRALTDAERSLAAGIVARLSVMAPVRTEPSLYDGLGGDVTALKLLAPGRERVALRRLVELSTPAGWDTTVGVESGATGPFTDLVLGTAGVVLAAAWAGGDLAGELMTTGGEALLRAADQTEAGLDWRMRPGYPASSPNYSHGTAGVATALAIAGHALDRGDFLSAARQGAQHLLSVGSLDDQGFVVPHTLPYSQREVEPVTYTWCHGPSGTSQLFAALAFAGVEQVGGYEVGALRRRCLHSVLTSGLPRRLRPGFWDNDGRCCGTAGVGDVLLDAAQDSPDQARREMLLGAAQTMGDALVDRAIRDEAGARWRFVEYRQDPISPSYALIEMIRAWTESPLRDRVGLTVHVVDDEVLYDITARRVDLDRLIFAAAGGPIRFWLESRDPDGVISRFLLLEPPGRSVTDMLNDVGVGGEDWSVTVEPDPCLEWTPWRLGDIRGPAVRR
- a CDS encoding helix-turn-helix transcriptional regulator, which gives rise to MGRSRECLILDAALHTSPRHGVALMVWGDPGVGKTTLLDHVARSGRAPMIRARGVESEAVLPFATLADLLIPLRAHFADLPLIQRDALEGALALSDADAPNPYAVCAAALNVLSAAADRAPMVVLVDDLHWVDHSSQRALLFVARRIGPERIALIMTGRDDAELRRRCDLPALSLAGLTRADCDLLLRSRGIVAVPSVLDGLVERTAGNPLALLEWASSLRADQLAGHRPIGEALPTGRQLELAWLPDIDRLPKRTRAALAVVGVSRSSAVELLEPALAFRGLGVADLAPAEAARIVVTDGAHYEFRHPLLRSAVLGRTPLAERRAACHALADVTSGATRAWYRASAAAGPDAAVTAELIEAAKEARRRSGYDGAALAWYRAAQLTPHPDERAELLRNAATDSFLAGGAARAAGWCEEALQAAADPLLRADLELLRGRIHTWIGHTGVAYDRMVAAAEAVREVDPARACSLLNEATLPGAMDGRIEAIVRRGEEAVTLAATAGISVDRSVVLRGLAYIVDGRIREGLDGLRSSAAFLEAADPIAEQQLLTLVAQSLTFGEQFAEGFATVRRVIRAARQHTAPAILPIALAVRSETEYWVGRWAEAQADAAEALRWAEEMGHTSAVGFALACLARLDAQRGDRERCAERISTARRETGPYRIGTLDMYFSHAIGAAALAQADYAEAITQLEEAFQHTLRIGMTNPRVIPFVADLIEAHVRAGRPERAREPLTWLQLAAERTGLIWPRAILARCRGLLAGTAARAEQCFAEAEREHRRQDHPFELARTQMCRGEALRRFRRPAAGRVPLTAAHACFESLGAGPWARRAAAELAATGQRMLPNVMPAALDLLSPQEVQVARAIAGGLNNAEAASLLFVSRKTVEAHLTRVYRKLGVRSRTDLTRALVSAGLVR
- a CDS encoding DNA methyltransferase — its product is MAEHLPFPADPNQPANPAEDTHHGQHRHYEGRHRDTGGRHRPPGGPEGLSVWATAQRTGPVQRRGRYVAESVKHPARMLPAIAAHAIAAYTQPGDLVLDPMCGIGTTLVEAIHAGRDAIGVEYEPRWSNIADANITHAQQQGAGGRASVVRGDATRLRSLLPAALARQVALVVTSPPYGPTVHGLVRPGADGVAKFDNAYNDGTDRGNLAYRDLTGLTDGFEQILSGCAVLLRPGGTVVVTARPWRKSGQLVDLPSAVIAAGVRAGLIPTERCVALLAAVRDGRLVARPSFFQLQAVRKARTTGTPLHLITHEDVLIFRRPELPAEVADD
- a CDS encoding integrase core domain-containing protein, which gives rise to MDLEDTGHRARFIIRDRDGKFPALFDAILADTGIDVVLSGVRMPRMNSIMERWIQTCRRELLDQTLIWNQRHLLHALREFEQFYNRHRPHQGIANGRPLSPLPAQVADPDKIAHLHVRRPDRLGGILHEYEQAA